In Euphorbia lathyris chromosome 10, ddEupLath1.1, whole genome shotgun sequence, a single genomic region encodes these proteins:
- the LOC136207936 gene encoding uncharacterized protein — protein sequence MEFVLEKDKQLHEDCSTLILPALSIGNVGQLAVDLLVSSTRAERIGYLDDPYLLPSVGNDAYGPIPCGDLVLPLEAYDSAANSLSLVQQRSPVIKGMMVEFAKNLANFAVETGKKHVVVLSALDFGRLRKIDMSSGMQTYYLSSTNDDGSDDHCEQLGWKRLKEYNPAQRSWKYLSTLAEGKAAEENLFPFEDELEEEEDYYPSLPFAALFSCLKAKGLKVTCLLCYCSEGDNISDAFHLAEAASKFLGFSSDSFHGDENSKWLIPYSWKTVYGPPPDMSIF from the exons ATGGAATTCGTTCTGGAAAAAGACAAGCAGCTTCATGAAGATTGCTCTACCCTAATTCtg CCTGCGTTATCGATAGGAAATGTGGGGCAGCTAGCTGTGGATCTTTTGGTCTCATCCACAAGAGCAGAAAGGATTGGGTATTTGGATGATCCTTACCTTCTTCCTTCTGTTGGAAATGATGCCTATGGCCCCATTCCTTGCGGTGACCTTGTTCTCCCTCTCGAAG CTTATGATTCGGCTGCTAACTCACTGTCTCTTGTACAACAACGATCCCCAGTTATTAAG GGGATGATGGTGGAATTTGCTAAGAACTTGGCCAATTTTGCTGTTGAAACTGGAAAAAAGCATGTTGTTGTGCTTTCTGCCTTAGATTTTGGGAGATTGCGAAAAATAGATATGTCAAG TGGTATGCAAACATATTATCTATCTAGTACCAATGATGATGGATCAGATGATCATTGTGAGCAACTTGGGTGGAAGAGACTGAAGGAATATAACCCTGCACAGAGGTCTTGGAAATATCTAAGCACTTTAGCTGAAGGGAAAGCTGCAGAGGAAAACCTGTTTCCTTTTGAAGATGaacttgaagaagaagaagattactatccaagtcttcctttTGCTGctcttttttcttgtttgaag GCAAAAGGTTTGAAAGTCACATGCTTATTATGTTACTGTTCTGAAGGGGATAACATAAGTGATGCTTTCCATTTGGCTGAAGCAGCATCCAAGTTTTTGGGGTTCAGCTCGGATAGTTTCCATG GTGATGAGAATAGCAAATGGCTTATCCCATATTCCTGGAAGACTGTTTATGGGCCACCCCCAGATATGTCAATCTTTTAG